A single genomic interval of Agarivorans aestuarii harbors:
- the xerD gene encoding site-specific tyrosine recombinase XerD — protein sequence MPSKQSKPKASEIDNPHINRFIEQLWFEHSLAENTLNSYRNDLNQLASFLLQKEVPLEQAEALDLQGFIAYRYEQGQKPASAARQLSTLKRFYRFLIQEKSREDDPCALLVQPKLEKKLPGTLSEAEVEALLNEPQLDDPIQHRDLAMLEVLYATGLRVTELVSLQIEQVSLRQGLVRVVGKGGKERLVPLGEQAVDVLERYLKQARPLLLKQESDVLFPSSRGSQMTRQTFWHRIKRYASLAGINNHLSPHTLRHAFATHLLNHGADLRVVQMLLGHSDLSTTQIYTHVANERLRSVYQQHHPRA from the coding sequence ATGCCAAGCAAGCAAAGCAAACCTAAAGCCAGCGAGATTGATAATCCACATATCAATCGCTTTATTGAACAGTTGTGGTTTGAGCACAGCCTTGCAGAGAATACCCTTAATTCTTATCGCAATGATTTAAACCAGCTGGCGAGTTTTTTGTTGCAGAAAGAAGTCCCACTAGAACAAGCTGAAGCCTTAGATTTGCAGGGCTTTATCGCTTACCGCTATGAGCAAGGCCAAAAGCCGGCAAGCGCGGCAAGACAGCTTTCAACCTTGAAGCGCTTTTACCGCTTTTTGATTCAAGAAAAAAGCCGAGAAGATGATCCCTGTGCCTTGTTAGTTCAACCTAAATTAGAGAAAAAACTACCGGGCACCTTAAGTGAAGCCGAGGTAGAAGCCTTGCTTAATGAGCCGCAGTTGGATGATCCCATTCAGCATCGCGATTTAGCCATGTTAGAAGTTTTATATGCCACTGGGCTGCGAGTGACCGAGTTGGTTAGCCTGCAAATAGAGCAAGTGAGCTTGCGCCAAGGTTTGGTAAGGGTTGTGGGTAAAGGTGGTAAAGAGCGCTTAGTTCCTTTGGGGGAGCAAGCAGTAGATGTATTAGAGCGCTACTTAAAGCAAGCGAGACCATTGTTACTAAAACAAGAGAGCGATGTATTGTTTCCAAGCTCTCGTGGTAGCCAAATGACCCGGCAAACTTTTTGGCATCGCATTAAGCGCTATGCCAGCTTAGCAGGGATTAACAACCACTTATCACCGCATACCTTACGTCATGCTTTTGCCACTCACTTGCTTAACCACGGCGCTGATTTAAGGGTGGTGCAAATGTTATTGGGGCATAGTGATTTGTCTACAACTCAAATTTATACCCATGTAGCAAACGAGCGTTTACGTAGTGTTTACCAGCAACATCACCCGCGCGCTTAG
- the fldB gene encoding flavodoxin FldB: MRIGLFFGSSTCYTEMAAEKILAEFADHDIEMFNIKDCDISQMHDYSLLILGISTWDYGELQEDWEAVWDNLEGLDFKNKTIALFGLGDQVGYSEWFLDAMGLLFEQLAPSGANFIGFWPNQGYEFEASKALTEDGEFFYGLALDDEHQYELSDQRIQQWCGQLKQELAELQQV, translated from the coding sequence ATGCGCATAGGCCTGTTCTTTGGCTCGTCTACCTGTTACACCGAAATGGCAGCAGAGAAAATTCTCGCTGAATTTGCCGACCATGATATCGAAATGTTCAATATTAAAGATTGCGACATAAGCCAAATGCACGACTATTCGCTGCTTATTCTTGGCATTTCTACTTGGGATTATGGCGAATTACAGGAAGATTGGGAAGCCGTATGGGATAACCTTGAAGGGCTTGATTTTAAGAACAAAACCATCGCACTGTTTGGCCTAGGCGACCAAGTGGGTTATAGCGAATGGTTTTTAGATGCTATGGGATTATTGTTTGAGCAACTGGCGCCCTCTGGCGCTAACTTTATTGGCTTTTGGCCAAACCAAGGTTATGAGTTTGAAGCCTCTAAAGCTCTCACCGAAGACGGCGAATTCTTTTATGGCTTAGCGCTAGACGATGAACATCAATACGAATTAAGCGACCAGCGTATTCAACAATGGTGTGGCCAGTTAAAGCAGGAATTGGCCGAACTGCAACAAGTTTAA
- a CDS encoding methyl-accepting chemotaxis protein, which translates to MPRGTSLTGNERKMVEHQHIVSTTDPRGVITYANQDFVDISGYSNDELVTHGHNIVRHPAMPKVAFKMLWDRIEGGKPWMGIVNNRCKNGDNYWVDAFVTPMLSSKGEIEGYQSVRVKPNAEAVKRADRLYQRINQGQAPISRLERGMNILSRYSLSFALPGLLVLAFCLFNSLLSFGSGLIAAMVIIGLSVLLATMLSASIRSLAASSKQTIDDPVAQWIYTGRCDELGQLQLANILLDHQQQTLIWRVSDSAQQLDKVAAQASSATEGVYTDMDSQQNEVEQVASAIGQMASSVEEVSSSVQQTVEQTSQADQQVRQGHQEVNDTIAQINLLAKEIDTASEVIASLAQESEQIGSFVTVIQGIAEQTNLLALNAAIEAARAGEQGRGFAVVADEVRTLASRTQSSTEEIQSIVATLQTGAERAVKVMQQGSKAAQGSVEQAAHAGDAIMQITQTVEEIRSRISQIANATEEQASVASEIGGNVSAISQQTQQTLQRCQHTSEANHLLAEQSGKLRAMVELFAR; encoded by the coding sequence ATGCCTAGGGGAACCTCTCTTACTGGAAACGAGCGCAAGATGGTTGAGCATCAACACATCGTTTCAACTACCGATCCTCGAGGCGTAATTACCTACGCTAATCAAGACTTTGTAGACATTAGCGGCTATAGCAACGATGAGCTAGTGACTCATGGACACAACATTGTTCGCCACCCTGCGATGCCAAAAGTCGCCTTTAAAATGCTTTGGGATCGAATTGAAGGCGGCAAACCATGGATGGGGATTGTGAATAATCGCTGCAAAAACGGTGATAATTACTGGGTCGATGCATTTGTCACTCCCATGCTCTCTAGCAAAGGTGAGATAGAGGGTTACCAGTCGGTGAGAGTAAAACCTAATGCCGAGGCAGTAAAACGCGCTGATCGTTTGTATCAACGCATCAATCAAGGTCAGGCACCTATTTCCCGCTTGGAGCGCGGGATGAATATATTAAGTCGCTATAGCTTAAGTTTCGCCTTACCTGGATTACTGGTGTTGGCATTTTGCCTATTTAACTCGCTATTGTCTTTTGGCAGTGGGCTTATCGCAGCCATGGTAATTATTGGGCTAAGCGTGTTGTTAGCCACTATGCTAAGTGCGTCGATCCGCAGTTTAGCCGCCAGCAGTAAACAAACTATTGATGATCCCGTGGCGCAATGGATTTACACCGGGCGCTGCGATGAACTAGGGCAATTGCAATTAGCCAATATTTTATTGGATCATCAACAACAAACCTTAATTTGGCGAGTCAGTGATTCTGCTCAGCAACTGGATAAGGTGGCGGCTCAGGCATCTAGCGCAACCGAAGGTGTATACACCGATATGGACTCCCAGCAAAACGAGGTTGAGCAAGTCGCTAGCGCCATTGGCCAAATGGCGAGTAGCGTTGAAGAGGTATCGTCCAGTGTCCAGCAAACCGTGGAGCAAACCAGCCAAGCCGATCAGCAGGTGCGCCAAGGCCACCAAGAAGTTAACGACACCATCGCCCAAATAAACCTGCTGGCTAAAGAAATTGATACCGCCAGCGAAGTGATCGCGTCGCTAGCTCAAGAAAGTGAGCAAATTGGCTCCTTTGTAACGGTTATTCAAGGCATTGCCGAACAAACCAATTTACTGGCTTTAAATGCTGCCATCGAAGCAGCTAGAGCGGGCGAACAGGGGCGAGGGTTTGCGGTGGTGGCTGATGAAGTAAGAACCTTAGCTAGCCGCACGCAAAGCTCTACCGAAGAAATTCAAAGCATAGTAGCAACGCTACAAACCGGGGCAGAAAGAGCGGTGAAAGTGATGCAACAAGGTAGCAAGGCGGCTCAGGGCAGTGTTGAACAAGCTGCCCATGCCGGCGATGCAATTATGCAGATTACCCAAACAGTGGAAGAAATTCGCAGCCGCATTAGTCAAATTGCCAATGCGACTGAGGAGCAGGCTTCGGTTGCCAGTGAAATTGGTGGCAATGTTTCTGCCATTAGCCAGCAAACTCAGCAAACCTTGCAGCGTTGCCAGCATACTAGCGAAGCTAATCACCTGTTGGCTGAACAAAGTGGCAAGTTGCGGGCAATGGTCGAGTTGTTTGCTCGCTGA
- the trxC gene encoding thioredoxin TrxC → MSESLIVVCPSCQAGNRLPVARVAEQAKCGKCKQALFSGEPIDVTETSFSKHLGGQLPVVVDFWASWCGPCKSMAPAYQQAAQQFAHRAQFLKVNTEEQQALAQRYQIRSIPTLMVFKNGKLLSQQAGALPAQAMQQWLEQHI, encoded by the coding sequence ATGTCTGAATCACTGATTGTGGTATGCCCTAGTTGCCAAGCAGGCAATCGCTTACCTGTGGCGCGAGTTGCTGAGCAAGCCAAATGTGGCAAATGTAAGCAAGCCTTATTTAGTGGTGAACCGATTGATGTTACCGAAACAAGCTTTAGTAAGCACCTAGGTGGCCAGTTACCGGTGGTTGTCGATTTTTGGGCATCGTGGTGTGGCCCTTGTAAAAGCATGGCACCTGCCTACCAGCAAGCTGCTCAGCAGTTTGCTCATCGCGCACAATTTTTAAAAGTGAATACCGAGGAGCAACAAGCGCTAGCGCAGCGTTATCAAATTCGCTCTATTCCTACTTTAATGGTGTTCAAAAATGGCAAATTATTAAGCCAACAAGCGGGTGCATTGCCAGCTCAAGCTATGCAGCAGTGGCTTGAACAGCACATTTAA
- the srmB gene encoding ATP-dependent RNA helicase SrmB, with protein MTFEDLDLDPQILAAVSDMSLQKATTIQQQTIPAMLDGRDVLASAPTGTGKTLGFLLPAIQHLLDYPRRKAGPGRVLILTPTRELAMQVAEQARLATAHTKLTTIDITGGVKYDVHAEQLKGNIDIVIATPGRLMEYITYKVFDTQAIEVLILDEADRMLDMGFIKDMETISDATSERSQTALFSATLEGSGLMRFADKVMQDPVQIEVEPPRRERAKILQILHFCDDAAHKYQLLRHYLLNEEIERCVVFVKTRDRLYALAEQLQSDEIKASYLRGEMAQDKRNQAMQAFREGEVKILIATDVAARGLDVPEISHVFNYDMPRTPDVYVHRIGRTARAGRKGMAINLVEAHDMGALAKAERYTDEPIKRRVIDSLRPTHRVAAPPAKKKKPKTAEAKKAAKKKAKGRAKKLAKKAKK; from the coding sequence ATGACCTTCGAAGACCTCGACCTAGACCCGCAGATCCTAGCTGCAGTAAGCGATATGAGCTTACAAAAAGCCACAACTATTCAGCAGCAAACCATTCCGGCCATGCTTGATGGTCGAGATGTACTGGCTTCTGCGCCAACTGGCACAGGTAAAACCTTAGGCTTTTTGCTGCCAGCAATTCAACATTTGTTGGATTACCCTCGCCGTAAAGCTGGGCCCGGTCGAGTATTAATTCTGACGCCTACCCGTGAGCTTGCCATGCAAGTGGCCGAACAGGCTCGCTTAGCAACAGCGCACACCAAACTGACAACCATCGATATCACTGGTGGGGTTAAATACGATGTTCACGCTGAACAGCTTAAAGGCAATATTGATATCGTGATCGCCACTCCTGGCCGCTTAATGGAGTACATCACCTATAAGGTGTTTGATACCCAAGCCATTGAGGTATTGATTCTAGACGAAGCCGATCGAATGTTAGACATGGGCTTTATCAAAGACATGGAAACGATTAGCGACGCTACCAGTGAGCGCAGCCAAACGGCCTTATTCTCTGCCACTTTAGAAGGCTCTGGTTTAATGCGTTTTGCCGACAAGGTGATGCAAGACCCTGTACAAATTGAAGTAGAACCACCTCGTCGTGAGCGGGCTAAGATTCTACAAATTTTGCACTTCTGTGATGATGCTGCCCATAAATACCAATTATTGCGCCACTACTTGCTTAACGAAGAGATTGAACGTTGCGTGGTATTTGTAAAAACCCGTGATCGTTTATATGCCTTAGCAGAACAGCTACAAAGCGATGAGATTAAAGCATCGTACTTGCGTGGTGAAATGGCTCAAGACAAACGCAACCAAGCCATGCAAGCCTTTAGAGAGGGTGAAGTTAAGATCCTCATCGCGACCGATGTGGCTGCTCGAGGCTTAGATGTACCTGAAATTAGCCATGTATTTAACTATGACATGCCTCGCACACCAGATGTTTATGTTCACCGTATTGGCCGTACCGCACGTGCTGGTCGCAAGGGTATGGCGATTAACTTAGTTGAAGCACATGACATGGGCGCATTGGCTAAAGCCGAGCGCTATACCGACGAACCGATTAAGCGCCGGGTGATTGATAGCTTACGCCCCACTCACCGAGTTGCCGCGCCACCGGCTAAGAAGAAAAAACCTAAAACGGCGGAAGCTAAAAAAGCCGCCAAGAAAAAGGCTAAGGGTCGCGCTAAGAAGCTGGCTAAAAAAGCCAAGAAATAG
- the brnQ gene encoding branched-chain amino acid transport system II carrier protein → MTKPLGSWNTISLGMMVFAFFLGAGNLIFPPMAGMLAGDNLAMSMLGFLATAVGLPLLGLLAIAKAGGGIVHLGRYLPSKVANFIALAIYLVLVPMFGIPRTCLVAYELGLVPLVESASQLTLIAYSLFYFVAALFFILRRGGLIDTVGKIITPLLVICIAAIGVSVFSNPFAEIAEAQKGFAEMPFGQGFIDGYNTMDALAALMFGVLMIDALNGKGISGKGEQFGYLVKASIIAAIGLTLFYVVLFYLGATATGVAPEAQNGGEIIVAYVAVLFGAKGQLLLSTIVSLACFTTAIGGISSFSTYVSDNSKFSYKLTAIATAACCALVANIGLNQLLVVSIPILIGIYPVAVALIAFNLLVDWFNRPQMAARLIIGVAAIFGVLDAIKATGVNMEAFNVLPGFSQGFAWLLPTLAAVLVSVFARSSKQTVAETA, encoded by the coding sequence GTGACCAAACCTCTTGGATCATGGAATACAATCAGCTTAGGGATGATGGTTTTTGCCTTTTTTTTAGGCGCAGGTAATTTAATTTTTCCACCTATGGCAGGCATGTTAGCTGGCGACAATTTAGCGATGTCGATGCTTGGTTTTCTGGCCACTGCGGTAGGTTTACCTTTACTGGGTTTATTAGCGATTGCTAAAGCCGGTGGTGGTATTGTTCACTTAGGTCGCTATTTGCCCAGTAAAGTCGCCAACTTTATTGCGCTCGCCATTTATTTGGTATTGGTTCCGATGTTCGGGATTCCCCGTACATGTTTGGTAGCTTATGAGCTTGGCTTGGTACCGCTGGTTGAAAGCGCTAGCCAACTCACTTTAATTGCTTACTCGTTGTTCTATTTTGTGGCGGCTTTGTTTTTTATTCTGCGCCGTGGTGGGTTGATTGATACCGTGGGTAAAATTATCACGCCTTTACTGGTGATTTGTATCGCAGCTATTGGTGTGAGTGTGTTTAGCAATCCTTTTGCTGAGATTGCCGAAGCGCAAAAAGGCTTTGCCGAGATGCCTTTTGGTCAAGGTTTTATCGACGGTTACAACACTATGGATGCACTTGCAGCATTGATGTTTGGTGTGTTGATGATCGATGCGCTTAACGGTAAGGGTATAAGTGGTAAAGGCGAGCAGTTTGGCTATTTGGTTAAAGCCAGCATAATAGCGGCAATTGGCTTAACCCTATTTTATGTCGTGCTGTTTTATTTAGGTGCTACCGCTACCGGCGTAGCGCCAGAGGCGCAAAATGGTGGCGAAATTATTGTTGCCTACGTAGCAGTATTATTTGGCGCTAAAGGCCAATTATTGTTATCTACCATTGTAAGCTTGGCCTGTTTCACTACCGCAATTGGTGGTATTTCGTCGTTCTCAACGTATGTGAGTGATAACAGCAAGTTCTCATATAAGCTTACCGCTATTGCTACTGCTGCCTGCTGTGCATTAGTGGCTAACATTGGTTTGAACCAACTGTTGGTGGTTTCTATTCCAATTCTTATTGGTATTTACCCGGTAGCAGTGGCATTGATTGCCTTTAACCTGTTAGTGGATTGGTTTAATCGACCTCAAATGGCGGCTCGATTAATTATTGGTGTAGCGGCTATTTTTGGTGTACTCGACGCAATCAAAGCGACTGGCGTGAACATGGAAGCCTTTAATGTATTACCGGGTTTCTCACAAGGTTTTGCTTGGTTATTACCTACTCTAGCCGCAGTATTGGTTAGCGTGTTTGCTCGCTCAAGCAAGCAAACCGTTGCCGAAACCGCATAA
- the recJ gene encoding single-stranded-DNA-specific exonuclease RecJ gives MLLRRRENLDTQALPAEWPELIKQVYVRRGVKTAADVERRAQALLPFQGLQGMDDAVNLLIINLQQRKKILIVGDFDADGATSTALLMVGLPQFGFRSVDFLVPNRFEYGYGLSPEIVELAAAKGAELIITVDNGISSINGVDKAQSLGIPVLITDHHLPGEQLPKAAAIVNPNLSACAFPSKNLAGVGVAFYLLMALRSKMREQDLFAQQGLVEPNIASLLDLVALGTVADVVPLDSNNRILVHQGLQRIRAGACRPGIQALIEVSGRNKASMVASDLGFAIGPRLNAVGRLDDMSLGIHCLLSDDIHHARQLASEMDSLNSERKDIEASMQQEAQQSVSKLSLDTQSLPKALCLYQADWHQGVVGLVASRIKEKYYRPVFAFADGDNGEVKGSGRSVAGVHLRDLLERIDTQNPGLIAKFGGHAMAAGLSLSQSRFSEFQACLENTAKDFIDEECLTHTLLSDGELAPEQLVLEFAEMLRESGPWGQGFPEPLFDGEFELCAQRVVGEKHLKMSVKLPGMSQEVDAIAFNVDRSIWPNASLKHVQLVYKLDVNEFRGRRSVQLMVEHLAPL, from the coding sequence GTGTTATTACGCCGCCGCGAAAATCTCGATACCCAAGCGCTACCAGCCGAATGGCCAGAGCTGATAAAACAAGTTTATGTGCGACGCGGAGTTAAAACCGCGGCCGATGTTGAACGGCGTGCTCAAGCTCTTTTGCCATTTCAAGGTTTGCAAGGCATGGATGATGCGGTCAACTTATTGATCATCAATCTGCAGCAACGAAAGAAGATCCTGATTGTTGGTGACTTTGATGCCGATGGTGCAACCAGCACCGCACTACTAATGGTTGGCTTGCCGCAGTTTGGCTTTCGGTCTGTAGATTTTTTAGTGCCTAACCGTTTTGAGTATGGTTATGGTTTAAGCCCAGAGATTGTAGAGCTAGCCGCAGCTAAAGGCGCAGAGCTCATTATTACCGTGGATAATGGCATTTCCAGTATCAATGGCGTCGATAAGGCGCAGTCTCTTGGTATTCCGGTACTTATCACCGATCACCACCTGCCAGGTGAGCAATTACCCAAAGCGGCGGCTATTGTTAATCCAAATCTGTCGGCCTGCGCTTTTCCAAGTAAAAATCTGGCTGGCGTAGGTGTAGCGTTTTACTTGCTTATGGCGCTGCGCAGCAAAATGCGTGAACAAGATTTATTTGCCCAGCAAGGCTTGGTAGAGCCCAATATTGCCAGTTTATTGGATTTGGTAGCGCTAGGTACTGTGGCCGATGTAGTGCCGCTGGACAGCAATAACCGAATTTTAGTTCACCAAGGGCTGCAGCGTATTCGAGCAGGTGCCTGTAGGCCCGGCATTCAAGCGCTTATTGAAGTGTCTGGCCGCAATAAAGCCAGTATGGTGGCTAGTGACTTAGGTTTTGCAATTGGTCCGCGCCTTAACGCGGTTGGCCGCTTAGACGATATGAGCTTAGGCATTCACTGTTTACTTAGTGACGATATTCACCACGCGCGTCAATTGGCTAGTGAAATGGACAGCTTGAATAGTGAGCGCAAAGATATTGAAGCCAGCATGCAGCAAGAGGCCCAGCAAAGCGTGAGCAAGTTGAGTTTAGATACTCAAAGCCTGCCCAAAGCGCTATGTTTGTATCAGGCCGATTGGCATCAAGGGGTGGTGGGGCTAGTGGCTTCACGTATTAAAGAAAAATACTACCGCCCAGTGTTTGCTTTTGCTGATGGCGATAATGGCGAGGTAAAAGGCTCGGGGCGCTCGGTGGCCGGAGTGCATCTTCGTGATTTATTGGAACGTATAGATACCCAAAACCCTGGTTTAATTGCTAAGTTTGGTGGCCATGCAATGGCTGCGGGTTTGTCCTTATCGCAATCGCGATTTAGCGAATTTCAAGCTTGTTTAGAAAACACCGCCAAAGATTTTATTGATGAAGAGTGCCTCACTCACACCTTACTTAGTGACGGGGAATTAGCACCAGAGCAATTGGTGTTGGAATTTGCCGAAATGCTGCGTGAATCGGGACCTTGGGGCCAAGGTTTTCCCGAGCCTTTGTTTGACGGTGAGTTTGAGCTCTGTGCCCAGCGAGTTGTGGGCGAAAAGCATTTAAAGATGAGTGTGAAGCTACCGGGCATGAGCCAAGAAGTGGATGCTATTGCTTTTAATGTAGATCGTAGCATTTGGCCAAATGCCAGCCTCAAGCATGTGCAACTGGTTTATAAGCTGGACGTAAATGAATTTAGAGGGCGGCGCAGCGTACAACTTATGGTTGAACACTTAGCCCCCTTATAA
- a CDS encoding tRNA1(Val) (adenine(37)-N6)-methyltransferase — MIDHNQRPGFTFKQFHVAHDQCAMKVGTDGILLAAWLNLANAKRILDVGTGTGLISLIMAQRGEGKLSIDAIDIDADACEQAKSNVANSPWAKTINVTLSSMQTHLSPYAYDLIVSNPPYYPAGQQFDEKRQLARHTGSLNAEQFFAALKKLCHANTELVLVLPCDVAELWQQQALSNNWCLIHQAEVQSLPNKPAIRSLMRFSQHASLSRTQEQILIYQEDRTYSEQYVELCRELYLKM; from the coding sequence GTGATCGATCATAATCAGCGTCCTGGATTCACCTTTAAGCAGTTTCATGTAGCACATGATCAATGCGCAATGAAGGTAGGTACCGACGGGATCTTATTAGCGGCGTGGCTTAATCTGGCAAATGCTAAGCGCATATTGGATGTTGGAACAGGCACCGGATTAATTAGCTTAATCATGGCTCAACGCGGTGAAGGCAAGCTGAGTATTGATGCCATTGATATTGACGCTGATGCCTGTGAGCAAGCTAAATCTAATGTGGCGAACTCTCCGTGGGCAAAAACTATCAATGTAACTTTAAGTAGTATGCAAACCCACCTATCACCTTATGCCTATGATCTTATTGTTTCTAATCCGCCGTATTATCCAGCCGGACAGCAATTCGATGAAAAGCGCCAGCTAGCTAGGCACACTGGCTCGCTCAATGCAGAGCAGTTTTTTGCTGCCTTAAAAAAGTTATGCCATGCAAACACCGAACTGGTGTTAGTGCTCCCGTGTGATGTAGCAGAGTTGTGGCAACAGCAAGCCTTAAGCAACAATTGGTGTTTAATACATCAAGCTGAGGTGCAATCACTTCCCAATAAACCAGCCATTCGTAGTTTGATGCGCTTCTCTCAACACGCTTCGTTATCACGCACGCAAGAGCAAATCCTTATCTATCAGGAGGATAGAACTTACTCTGAGCAATATGTTGAGTTGTGTAGAGAATTGTACTTAAAAATGTAG
- a CDS encoding thioredoxin fold domain-containing protein: MKLSKALLLSMSLFGLSLNTAWSDDASEQPETKVAQADMTNKLDTTKTKQVIEARLGVKVDAVAETPLAGIYEVATSQGMFYVSQDGRYLIQGSLFDLVNRVNLTDASMAKVRIKQLASFENDMIVFKAKDEKYVVTVFTDTSCGYCRKLHNEMYTYKEKNQQTQKVETLAGYTDLGITVRYLAFPRGGVDSPVYGEMQSVWCADDKAGAMSAAKNGSSVAKASCDNTVLKQYQLGEAFGVRGTPAMVLEDGTMLPGYRPPAALLEFLERS; the protein is encoded by the coding sequence ATGAAATTATCCAAGGCCTTATTGTTGTCGATGAGTTTATTCGGCCTAAGCTTAAACACTGCCTGGAGTGACGATGCCAGTGAGCAGCCTGAAACCAAGGTGGCTCAAGCAGACATGACCAACAAATTGGATACTACAAAAACCAAACAAGTGATTGAAGCGCGTTTAGGTGTAAAAGTAGATGCGGTAGCCGAAACGCCATTAGCTGGTATTTATGAAGTGGCCACCAGCCAAGGCATGTTTTATGTGAGCCAAGACGGTCGTTATTTAATTCAAGGTAGCTTGTTTGATTTAGTCAATCGAGTGAACCTAACGGATGCAAGCATGGCTAAGGTGCGAATTAAGCAGTTAGCAAGTTTTGAAAACGACATGATTGTATTCAAAGCAAAAGATGAAAAATACGTTGTGACAGTGTTTACCGATACCAGCTGTGGTTACTGTCGCAAGTTGCATAATGAAATGTACACTTACAAAGAAAAAAACCAGCAGACTCAAAAAGTTGAAACCTTAGCGGGTTATACCGATTTAGGCATTACTGTGCGTTACTTGGCCTTCCCACGTGGTGGAGTAGATTCTCCCGTTTATGGTGAAATGCAAAGTGTATGGTGTGCTGATGATAAAGCCGGTGCCATGAGCGCAGCTAAAAACGGCAGCTCTGTGGCTAAAGCCAGCTGTGACAACACGGTGCTTAAACAGTACCAGTTAGGTGAAGCGTTCGGTGTACGTGGTACGCCAGCTATGGTGTTAGAAGATGGCACTATGTTGCCGGGATATCGCCCACCTGCTGCCTTGTTAGAGTTTTTAGAGCGTAGCTAG